The Rhodococcus antarcticus DNA segment CTCGAGTCCTCCTACTTCGACGCCGGCTGAGCGGGGGTGGCGGCCCAGGCGCTCTCCGTGGTCAGGGTCCGAGCCCCGGAGCAGTAGAGTGCAGCCAAGGACGTGCTGGACCCTGACCGTCGGGTGCCGCACCGAGACGTGACGACCGAGTCGCTGGGCACCACCGACCAGCGCGACCGACCGAGGACTGCGAGGGAAGCCCGCCATGGGTTCAGTGATCAAGAAGCGCCGCAAGCGGATGTCGAAGAAGAAGCACCGCAAGCTGCTGCGCAAGACCCGCGTGCAGCGTCGCAAGCTCGGCAAGTGATCTGACGGCCGCACCCGGCCGACCGCGAGAGCCCGCCTCCCCCTGGGGACGGCGGGCTCTCGGCGTTGGTGGGGCGGCCGGTTCGAGCCCCGAACGCCCCTGCCGCCGTCACCGCCACGCTCGGTAGGCTCCCGGCATGAGCCCGGTATCCGTCGATGCCCCAAGGGTGGTCCTCGTCACCGGGGCGAGCCGCTTCCTCGGGGGGAGCATCGCCGCCCGGCTCGCAGGGCACCCGTCGGTCGAGCGCGTCATCGCCGTCGACACCGAGCCACCACGGACCGGCGTCTTCCGCACGGAGCACGCCGCGGATGCCGCCACCGTCGAGTTCGTCCGAGCCGACATCCGCAACCCCCTCATCGCCAAGGTGATCGCCTCGGCCGGGGTGGACACCGTGGTGCACGCCGCGCTGAGCGCGAGCCCGGGGCGCTCCGGCGGGCGCAGCACCATGAAGGAGATGAACGTCATCGGCTCCATGCAGCTGCTGGCGGCCTGCCAGGGTGCTCCGACGCTGCGGCGGATGGTGGTGAAGTCGACGACGGCCGTGTACGGCTCCCGCTCGCGCGACCCGGCGGTGTTCACCGAGCAGATGGAGCCCAAGGCCACCACCGGCGGCGGGTACGCCAAGGACTCGGCCGAGATCGAGGGCTACGTTCGCGGGTTCGCCCGGCGCCGGCCCGACGTGTCCGTGACGGTGCTGCGCTTCGCCAACGTCGTGGGACCGCGGATGGACACCGCTCTCACCCGGTACTTCTCGCTGCCGCTGGTGCCCACGGTGCTCGGCTTCGACGCCCGGGTGCAGCTGCTGCACGAGGAGGACGCGCTGGCGGTGCTGGAGCTGGCCTGCACGGCCCCTGCGGCCGGCACGTTCAACGTGGCCGCCGACGGGGTGCTGCTGCTCTCCCAGGCCATCCGCAGGGCCGGTCGCATCCCGGTGCCCGTGCCGGCGCAGCTCACCCCGACCCTCGCGCGCTTCGTCCGCGGTGCGCGGCTGGTCGACTTCACCCCGGAGCAGGTGCAGTTCCTCAACTTCGGCCGGGTGGTCGACACCTCCGCGCTCACCCGGGCGCTGGGGTTCCGGCCGCGGTGGACCACCCA contains these protein-coding regions:
- a CDS encoding NAD-dependent epimerase/dehydratase family protein, encoding MSPVSVDAPRVVLVTGASRFLGGSIAARLAGHPSVERVIAVDTEPPRTGVFRTEHAADAATVEFVRADIRNPLIAKVIASAGVDTVVHAALSASPGRSGGRSTMKEMNVIGSMQLLAACQGAPTLRRMVVKSTTAVYGSRSRDPAVFTEQMEPKATTGGGYAKDSAEIEGYVRGFARRRPDVSVTVLRFANVVGPRMDTALTRYFSLPLVPTVLGFDARVQLLHEEDALAVLELACTAPAAGTFNVAADGVLLLSQAIRRAGRIPVPVPAQLTPTLARFVRGARLVDFTPEQVQFLNFGRVVDTSALTRALGFRPRWTTQQAFDDFVTARGLRPVLDPARVRAVEERAVAVAGVLP
- a CDS encoding 30S ribosomal protein bS22, which translates into the protein MGSVIKKRRKRMSKKKHRKLLRKTRVQRRKLGK